A genomic stretch from Terriglobia bacterium includes:
- a CDS encoding prolyl oligopeptidase family serine peptidase, giving the protein MISMIICRQVKRLAVFLSLFIGCGARMALAQTPAPPAARQDNVKETIHGVEIVDPYRWLEDQDSEETRKWEAAENAYTHSLLDGLPMRQPAHKRLMEMFHHDTMGAPDEEGGYYFFTRKGADQDLPSIYRRKGPNGPDELLIDPLPMSPDHTTSVAIQDITTGGGLMLYSVRHGGEDEIELHIMDLKTRHDLPDILPRALYLGASWKKDLSGFYYSLGKRDIGKRIYYHALGSDPAKDTLVFGEDYGPDTWISPEVSRDGSYLLIHVAAGWAKDDLFIQNLEKKGAVHPLITGLDGHFTPQFVGDSLIVETDWQAPRKRIIKIDLRDPKPDKWKELVPTTDDAIQNFSVIGSKLFVTYLHNVTSRIAIFSLQGKPLGEVALPSSGSASIFGRPESDEGILFFSSYTTPLSIYRYAASSGKRELWFRDPIPFKSDDYEMEQVWYTSKDGTRVPMFLVHRKGLKPDGKTPTILYGYGGFNVSLTPNFNNSAAWWVEQGGIYAVANLRGGSEFGEAWHKAGMLEKKQNVFDDFIAAAEWLIANKYTNPEKLAIWGGSNGGLLMGAVTTQRPELFRAVICDHPDLDMVRYYKFTRNNNPPALLEYGNAADPAQFKFLYAYSPYQHVTKGTKYPAFMLTSGDADTRVPPEQARKMAARMQADTASGRPVLLLYDNKAGHSGGRPFSQIVDELSLKMAFLSWQLGLNEPSQH; this is encoded by the coding sequence ATGATTTCCATGATCATCTGCCGCCAAGTGAAACGTCTCGCTGTTTTCCTTAGTCTCTTTATCGGCTGTGGTGCGCGGATGGCGCTTGCCCAGACGCCCGCTCCACCCGCGGCGCGGCAGGACAACGTGAAGGAGACGATTCACGGCGTAGAGATTGTGGACCCTTATCGCTGGCTGGAAGATCAGGACAGTGAGGAGACGCGAAAATGGGAGGCAGCGGAGAATGCTTACACGCATTCGCTTCTTGATGGCTTGCCCATGCGCCAGCCAGCACACAAACGGCTCATGGAGATGTTCCACCATGACACAATGGGCGCTCCGGACGAGGAAGGCGGCTATTATTTTTTTACCAGGAAGGGAGCAGACCAGGACCTGCCGAGCATTTACCGCCGCAAGGGTCCAAATGGGCCAGACGAACTGCTGATCGATCCGCTTCCGATGAGCCCAGACCATACCACCAGCGTAGCCATTCAAGACATCACCACAGGCGGAGGCCTGATGCTCTATTCCGTGCGGCACGGCGGAGAAGACGAGATTGAACTGCACATCATGGACTTGAAGACTCGCCATGATCTGCCCGATATCCTGCCACGGGCTCTGTACCTGGGCGCATCATGGAAGAAAGACCTGAGCGGCTTCTATTATTCGCTGGGCAAGCGCGACATTGGAAAACGAATTTACTATCACGCTCTTGGTTCCGATCCGGCGAAAGACACGCTGGTGTTCGGCGAAGACTACGGACCCGATACATGGATCTCTCCTGAAGTTTCCCGCGACGGAAGCTATCTGCTGATCCACGTGGCGGCAGGCTGGGCGAAGGATGACCTGTTCATCCAGAACCTGGAGAAAAAGGGTGCGGTGCACCCGCTCATTACGGGCCTTGACGGCCACTTCACCCCGCAATTTGTCGGCGATTCATTGATTGTGGAAACGGATTGGCAGGCCCCGAGGAAACGCATTATCAAGATTGACCTGCGCGATCCGAAGCCCGACAAATGGAAGGAGCTTGTTCCCACCACTGACGACGCTATTCAAAATTTCAGCGTTATTGGCAGCAAACTGTTTGTCACCTACCTGCACAACGTTACGTCGCGCATTGCGATTTTCTCGCTCCAAGGCAAGCCTCTGGGCGAGGTGGCCCTGCCATCATCTGGCTCAGCCAGCATCTTTGGCCGCCCGGAGAGCGACGAAGGCATTCTCTTTTTTTCGTCCTATACGACGCCGCTGTCCATCTATCGTTACGCGGCTTCGTCAGGGAAGCGTGAACTGTGGTTCCGTGATCCCATACCGTTCAAGTCCGATGACTACGAGATGGAGCAGGTCTGGTACACGTCAAAGGACGGGACGCGTGTCCCAATGTTCCTGGTGCATCGCAAAGGCCTCAAGCCTGACGGCAAGACACCAACCATCCTTTACGGTTATGGCGGTTTCAACGTCAGCCTAACGCCCAACTTCAACAACTCCGCCGCATGGTGGGTGGAGCAGGGCGGCATTTACGCTGTAGCCAACCTGCGTGGCGGGTCAGAATTTGGCGAAGCCTGGCACAAAGCCGGAATGCTGGAAAAGAAACAGAATGTCTTTGACGATTTCATTGCGGCGGCGGAATGGCTGATCGCCAACAAATACACCAACCCGGAAAAGCTGGCGATCTGGGGCGGAAGCAATGGCGGACTTCTGATGGGGGCCGTGACCACGCAGCGTCCGGAGCTGTTCCGCGCCGTTATCTGCGATCATCCCGATCTCGATATGGTGCGCTATTACAAATTCACCAGGAACAACAATCCGCCTGCGTTGCTGGAGTACGGAAACGCCGCTGATCCCGCGCAGTTCAAGTTTCTCTATGCCTATTCGCCGTATCAGCATGTGACCAAGGGAACAAAGTATCCGGCATTCATGCTCACGAGTGGTGATGCGGATACCCGGGTGCCTCCGGAGCAGGCACGCAAAATGGCCGCGCGCATGCAGGCCGACACGGCGTCAGGCCGACCGGTGCTTTTGCTCTATGACAACAAGGCTGGCCATTCCGGTGGGCGGCCTTTCAGCCAGATTGTGGATGAACTCTCCCTCAAAATGGCTTTTCTTTCATGGCAGTTGGGATTGAATGAGCCGTCCCAACATTAG
- a CDS encoding TatD family hydrolase: MYIDSHAHVEGHKFDSDRADMLTRAREAGLERILAIGSGTGPGTYDCALKIAEQHDWIFASTGLHPHEASVATEADYAEMARLAKHPKLIAWGEIGLDYFYDHSPRDVQKEVFRRQMELAATAKLPIIIHCRPSNNSENAWDDALEMLRQHWTPSGLPGILHCFTGEWKHAQAALDFGFYISFAGNVSFPKAENIRDAAKQVPLDRMLIETDSPYLAPVPHRGKRNEPSFVVNTAEAIAQLRGMTKEEIGKQTAENFYRLFPTTK; encoded by the coding sequence ATGTACATCGATTCACACGCCCACGTTGAAGGGCACAAATTCGATTCTGACCGCGCCGATATGCTGACCCGTGCTCGAGAAGCCGGGCTGGAGCGCATCCTCGCTATCGGCAGCGGTACTGGTCCGGGAACATACGACTGCGCGCTGAAGATTGCCGAGCAGCATGACTGGATTTTTGCCAGCACAGGATTGCATCCGCATGAAGCCAGCGTGGCGACGGAAGCTGATTACGCTGAGATGGCTCGTCTGGCAAAACATCCAAAGCTGATTGCCTGGGGCGAGATCGGCCTGGATTATTTTTATGACCACTCACCGCGCGACGTGCAGAAAGAAGTTTTCCGCCGCCAGATGGAACTAGCCGCAACGGCAAAGCTGCCGATCATCATCCATTGCCGACCGAGCAACAACAGTGAAAATGCATGGGATGACGCTCTGGAGATGCTGCGCCAACACTGGACGCCGAGCGGGTTACCGGGAATCCTGCACTGCTTTACCGGCGAATGGAAGCACGCGCAAGCCGCGCTGGATTTTGGCTTCTACATTTCTTTTGCCGGAAATGTCAGTTTTCCCAAAGCGGAAAACATTCGCGACGCCGCAAAACAAGTTCCGCTTGATCGCATGCTCATCGAGACTGACTCGCCCTATCTTGCGCCGGTGCCGCATCGTGGCAAGCGCAATGAGCCAAGCTTTGTGGTGAACACCGCCGAAGCAATTGCGCAGTTGCGCGGGATGACCAAAGAAGAAATCGGCAAGCAGACAGCCGAGAATTTTTATCGCCTTTTCCCAACCACCAAATAG